ACAATAGAGGTATCCAGCACCAAGTTGAAAGCTTAAGTCACAAAAACGTATCTTATGCATCTCAATGGATCTAAAATGAGGCAATTGTGATGCAGATTTCTCACCCATGATTGCCTTTTGTTTCTTCTGCAGTTCCCCAGTTATAATATATTCCCATTTCTTTTGGGCCTCCTCCTTGGAGTCTCTGAGCCAATCCAGTATAGGTCTTGTGAGATCAATAGCAGACGGATCCCTCAAATCGGGACAGAATACATCCTACAGAGAAATAGCTTCTTGTCAGattcaaaaaagaaacaattaccACCTTAGCATTGTGAGTGTAAGTAATTAAGCATACTTCGATGAGAAAATAACCAGAAGGATCATGCTGCCCAGCTTTGTGCATCACCTGGTCCGTTGAGCAAAAAATCTTGTCCCTCAGAGCAGTTAAGGTCTGACCTCCAAGAACTAACAACTCTTGGATCTactcaaaaatttaaaaatagaggtCCTACTTGTTAATCAGCTATTGGATGATAGTAGCCATACATGATTCCTTCGATAAATCAGATATTGAAATTCGTTTTCATTAACATCAGCATGGCATTGAATACCTTGGTACCCTTTCGAACATTATGGTAAACCTCTACAGATAGAACAACTTCTGGATACAGCACAGGTAAGTGTTCCTGAAGGCTGGCAGTGTTGACCTGCCAAACATTAAATCCGAATTATGATAGGGaacataaatgaaaatatgCGGGGAAATGTATACGAATTCATTCTTGTTtgaacatatttataatatcaACTCTGCACCTGCAGCTATTCAGAGACAGCAAAACCAACTTCTTTTAGTACTAGGTAGTCAGCCGCAAGAAAGTTGCTTATGGatataaaacaagaaagaaattatACCAACCAATAGAAGGAACCCTTAGGTAACTCCTGATATATTTCTCAcgaattttcatgtttttagttGGTTTTAAATGTCTTTActtcaatgaaaaaatatttaatccaaCTGACAAAGGAATATACAGTAGACTAAAGCCAAAGGCtaagaaggcataaatatgaGAGGCTATAACTAATTGCTTTAACTCGTCTAAAAGTTGAATACATCAGCAAAGTATTTCAAATTGGACCAAATGACCTCATATGcaacaataataaaagaatttcaggTAACCTTTCTGGTAGAACTTGTAGACCTAAGGGTCCTCATCCTTTCTGTTCTAGTTGATTTATGGACAGCTTCATTGATCCTGCGACTAAACAGAGATAAGATACATGAAATCAGATCTTGTATACAAAATGGAATAATCACATAAATGACAGCAATACCAACTCAAATGAATGAAGTTTGACTGATGCTTTGTCTTCTTCTTGCTTCTGTTTGATTCTCACCACTTGTTCCACCTTTTCTATACAATCACTCTGAAAATTGATCATACATAAGAAGAGATACATAGCACCCCTCCACCCAAAAGATATGGACACATTCATGTCAAAGTTCTATGTGAAATACTTTTAAACTGTTTGCATAATCTAACTAACCTATTCTAACAGCAAACATAATGAAAATCATCACAGCAAATATAGTGGAAAATGGTTATGGTGTATTAAGTATGAACGCACTTAATATGCTTATCTTAACTAGGTTATACCTACTTGATGATCAGCTGACATGTAACACCAGCTACTGAGGCCAAGCTGTAATTAACATTGTCAAATGGTTATTGTATTCAATACTTGTGCATATTATAGCATTAATGTTCTCCTAAGGTCCTACCATGAATAGATTGTATCTGACAGAATAGTCTCCAGGCTAGACTTTAGGACAAAATTCCTGTAATCTCCCGCGTATTTATAAAGGATTGGATCTGTATATTTAATGAGATAAAGGCCAGAGAAGCATACAGTTTTTTCCCTAAAACCTTTCTTTAGTTTTATCATGATACCACTTGATCTTTGACATGGCATCAGAGCCATCTCATTTCTGTGGTTTTTGTGGTTTGTGGAGGGGATCTCTATCATTTCCATAGTTGTTGCCATGTATTGCCTGCTCTAGTAGGCATCTATGAAGCTGTTTGACAGTCACAGCCACAGTCCCACATTATTTGTCTCAATTACTTGGGTGTAATTTATATACCTATTGGGCAACTTTACTTGAtgccaattggttttaaaatgaattctaaCAGAAAAAcgatttgaaattttgataggagaaagaataaaaattgaaactgaATGATATAGTTTTCTTCATAGACCAAAATAAACTgttaaaaacttaaattcataaattagAATGGCCAATTCTCAACTTCTAATACATTTAATAAACCTTTATATTATCCCAGGCATTAGACTGCCAAGAAGAATATAAGCATCAAATAGTTATAGGGAAGCATAAATGTTTAATGAGTTAGCATACTTCAAGAACAGAATCATTTGTTCCCTTCCTCTTTCTATTTGATTTCTTCTCACCGAACCTGCTGCCAAATCCAACACTTTATCATTGTTAGGCTCCCAACATATGCACTTATGAATTCAGTACAAGTATAACACAATTACTTAATTCTCTATCACTTGATAAAAGATCACAAATACATAAAGTTACAATCATATCTGCAAGAAATTTCAAGGACAGAATAGGGTAAGTTGTCAATATTGGATGGTGGCATGCGGCGGCCAACTCTAAAAAAGCTATAGGATAGAGTGAAGCAGGATGGccactattttaaatattatattacaaactaaataaattacAATACACATAAATActcaaaaaaaatcataacgaATAATAAATAAGTCAAAGTTTACACACAATCACCATCAATCTAGGAGCAAAAAGAGCATAGTAAGTAATGAAGTCAAAAAAATGAGAGATGATGGTGAAATTAATGGggggaaaaattaaaaactagatGAAAATTACCAAAATGTGAACTGGGAGGTTTAAGGAAGAAAGAATAGAACACAGGAAGAAAAAAAGTCCTATATAATGGAACGAGTATGTCTTCATGtagtactaatttttttttcctctgaaGTGTGAGAATTTCATTTTGAGTCATACCCATAATGGGTATGTACCAAGTACATGTACCTGTTGGGTACACTTGGAAGCAtgtcaattaatttttcaagaaaaactgggTAAGCTGTTTGGGTAAAACATCAATGAGATTAGGCGCAGGTTGAGATAAGACTGAGCACACCTTGGTTAATAGCTAGATCTTTTTTTACCCAAAAGttgacaatttttaattaagattaagaTTTCTTTCTCTGTTTTCTCACTTTCCCATTTATGTTTCCCCACTCAATCAAACTTGGCCACCCTTgcaacaacagcagcaacaacaacaatgataaaaagaaaaaagactgACCTCGCATTGGGTTGGTCCAGAAGCGGAGGATGATTTTCATCGTTCTCCCTACCCTGTAATATCACTTCAATTATTAAAGTAGTAAACCAAAGGAgtgaaaaataaagaactacagtggaacaaaaaaaaaaaaaccaatagaGCATATGTATATAAATACTTGAAATACTTCTTTGAGAGCCATATCCATTAAGTCATCCTCTGTAAATATTTTAAGGTCATCCACCCTGCAAaggcatcatcatcatcaattaGTGGTGACTCGAGAAAGGCAGCAAAGGTAGAGAGGAAGAATGCATACGAGATATCAAGGTGAGAAAAATCTTCAGACAATTCAGCCTCGAGATTCTgcatgaaaaggaagaaattagaaaaagaaaagatgaaagGAGGGGAGAGATCAGAGATAGTGAGCTAACCCGAAGTTCAGAAAGAAGACAAGTCTGAAAGTGAGGAACCCTAGTGGAGGGGCCGACCATGTTAGGAACGTAAATGGGTCCACCCCTTGGAATTGGAATGGAGAGATCACATTCTGCAGCCTCTGGAATTGAACGTTCCATTCTTCCTCACTGATGCAATCAAGTTTAAGATTAGAGAGagcaaattttgaaatttagtgATAGAGATACAGAGCAGTGAGTGTGTACAATATGTATTCTCAACCAAGTCGAAAGAGAATGCGGCACAATTGACTACTCTCAATATATATACAAGTATTGTAGCCTTTACATTGCAGGTTAATCTTtacaagaaatttttttgtcataagTAATTATCGTAAAATgcgaaaaaaattatatcatacaattaaaataaatatatgtcaaATCAGCTCAATAAGAtttcttacttttaaaaatttaaccaGTAATTAATCCTGTTAAGTCACTGGTCGAATCAGTAAATCACTACTTAAACTACATAATTCAAtctgtattaaataaaaaaattaaaaactttatacgctctctttaaaaaagaaaaaaaattataaatttaatataattccaCAAAATCATTCTTCAAATTTAAATCCGTTGACATTCACTAAACTAATAAAAcaagtaataaacaaataacaaactcataataaaaaacatgaaaagaagTGTAGTCAATAAGAATTCAAAATatgcacacacaaaaaaaaaaggtttgagCAGAATATCTCACGGTCTCATTTCAGAAGTAGCAGCATTAGATTAAAGGCAAATATGTAAATAAAGTATTCCCTTGAATGTATAGTAAGAAAAGCCTCCCCCAAAGCAGAGGCATTTGGTGacagaagaagaataaaaagattAGCCCTTTGAAAGAATTCCCAGAATCTAACAGCATTACCCCTCCTTACTCTTACTACAATCAGCCAAAAACAATTGCCACAGTCTAACAGCACATCCATAAAACAAATGTaagattaattcaattttaaatcagAGATGATTAACAACACATACCAGACACTCGAGACAACACAGCGAGGATGTAGAGACTGTTGTGGGCAGAAGCAAAAGGAAGGTCCAATAAGAAAGGAGTGCACGGTGCACCTGTCTTCCCGCGACTGCGTGCGGCGGCGTGGTTGGTGCGACACTGCAACGACGACGAGCGTGCGTGCGACActacaatttaattattaattattaattatttatttgttaacagCGCATGGTTAGTGTTCAAGTTTGGTGTTTCTGTTCCTTTCGTATTCGTGTTGTTGTTGTCCCTTTCCCTTTCATTTTCgttcatttttcttaattttttttttaggaccTGTGAAcaaatttttctcaaaatatttaagataataacatatttaaaatttaaacctcATAAATATGATTAAACTGGAATAACCTGATCCACACGATTGATAGTAATTTTTCAGCATTTTagttaaacacacacacacacacatacatatatatatatatatatatatatatatatatatatatatatattgacccATAGGTTAGGGGTTACGGGTCCAACCTTCATCCTAGTGAGATTGCATTGAGTCAAAACAAGCAAATTATTTGATTGATCCAATAATTGAACCTAATCAGTTGGTTTAATGGGTTATGATTGGATCgatcaaattatattaattttttaaactatgaGTTTAACAACGTTattacaagaagaaaattaaatgttttaatataataattgctAACATAATAAAtcgatataattaaaattagtttgaaataacaaaattgGTTTGAAAATAACATTTTGTAAAGTTTCCATTTTCTCTGTTGCTATTTTGTGATTGTTGACAACTAAAATCTTCCATGGTGTTATATTACTTGTTAAAGTAATAATTATCatcaattttttagttttaggtgagagattatagatatttttaatttattatatcataGACTAATTTGCTTGTTATACaaaattatgattgattaaaagaattttacacATGATACAAATCGAATATGCATATATTTTCCTTGTAGACAGATCATGCTCACACATGTAGATACAACAAAATGTTACATATGTGTGTGTCAATCCTTTGGATTATAAATATcataagtttaatatttttttctaaaatgtttttttaaaatcaaattactaatactttaaataaaaatggcattaaatataaaagaatgatAATAAACACGCCATAAAAATATAGTGTTGTGTGATTAGTGCAATTAAAgtgaagataaataaaaaaataacttttcactttaaataaagtaaaaaagttaagaatatatatttaaaatctgaattaaaatattttataattttaaattaatggtaaatataatttttaaaaaatatttattcactttaaaagattaatttcataaaaaaatattgagcaAAACAAAAGGTTTCTTTTACTCTAGACTTTTGTAACAATAAAGTAAAGTTCAACAAAATCTTTCATTTAAATAGTTCACATGCTTGTTTACAAAACAATGACTAAATCTAATTCAATAAATCTTGTATCTTCACTTAATTGACTATATAGTTGGCAACAGAGCTTGAATTTTAATCAACTGAGAAAAGCTAAAATATACTTatcattttcataaatataaaaaaatatttatctttagattttaattacaaaacatTGGTTTCACCtcataaaaatatctatttattataaattataaattttaatatatatatatatatatatatatataatttatatttattttatgtaatgcACAGGCTAAAATACAGAGTTTTAAACTAAACACACAATTAGAATTTAGAGGTGTCTGACACTTTTGCCATATCAGGCCCGCCAAACCTCAAAATGATTATAACTACATATGAAACATGTATAATACAAAAACAGACACTGTCCCTCCTTAATGAACCAAACCTTGAAGTTGtcctatttataaataatttcacGAAAAGAGcgagattgattttatttgtaaacaataacttatgatgacaatgatttataacttcaattttattatcaataatatataagaaatatgaTCTTAAGTTAGATTTACATAATTTCGTTTTATGATTTTctatgaatatatattttacatatcGTTAGAATAAtcttatctatatatattgGATACACGTATGTGCAGCATAGGTGGCAGGCAATGGGGTGAGTCAGCttcataaacatcaaataataaataataaccaGAGCAGAGAAATCAAAGCCAAAGAGAAACTAATTAATGTTATAGGAAAAATCTAAAAAGAAAGTTGAATTTGAAGAACTATCTAGAAATAGTgttgtaaaataaaaacataacatTAGAATTAGATGATATGATACAAGTGTCTAAGTGGACTTGTGCCTTCGATGGGTTGATCCCTTTAGAAGGCAAAGCCTCAGGCGTCTGCTTAGAGCCTCCAGCTTCTCAAACCTCTCGCTCTttggcttcttcttcttcttcttcttcttgtgctTTTTgtcatcttctttttctttctctttcgtGCTTCGCATGGGTGTTGCAAACACCTTCACAAATGACAATGAATAGATGAAATATCCATGAGAAGCACAGACATACAGCAGAACAAGTTGTGTACTTTAGTGTACCTGAGTGAGGGTATCATCAGCCCTTAAATCTTCATCACTGCCTCCTAAAGAAGAACATCTGCCCCAACTTTCTCTGTTTGAGCTCGTATATGAGCAACAATCTTCACCCTCGCCATTTAGCTTCTTATCctatcaaattcaaataaaggAATGCTAAAATGTGGACGGACATACACTCCTCAGTTTTAACTCCAAACTAGTCAAATTATTCACCCATTCAACCAATACTCAAGACCGCCAGTAATAATTTGTCTGACACATTTTCTTAATTCCAGAGACAGTGTTTGATAAGATTACCTGCACATCTGTATGCCCATCATTGCCATCAGTATCTTCTCCAAAAAAGGACTCCTGCATTACAAGTGATGAATGAATTAAACATAAcaaagtttttgaaagaaaatagcATCAACAGAAGGTAAAGGCATCCTACTACATCAGTCACCGGTGCAACTTCTGAAAGAAGTTCACTAACTGATTTTGTGCTGGAAATTGTTGGAAGCACAGAAGATGAACTTGCAGCTTCGGTTGATGCAGACCTCAGACTAGAGAGAATCTCATATAATAGGCTCTGGCATGAAAGCAAGAGCAAATTAGTTCCTGTTCTTCAGAAAGTgctcaaaaaataaaaccttAATCATTTGACCATATTCATACGTAACCACGtaatatttatgttaatatttcCAAAAAGTGAAAAGACAGTTGGCATCCAAAGACAAATGCTAATTATGATCCATGTATCAAAAAATGTTTTAGAGGTTTCAGGCAAGTTAAGGCCAAGTGATTCggtatttcttctgtttttccaTTTTGTTGATCTCGAGCTAGGTGAAACTGAGGTTGAAAAAAAGTACTACCTAGTCAATTAGGATGGAAATAAGGATGCTAAGGAGTGTAATTTGCATCTTGCTAATGTATCACTTCATTAGTTCACAAGCTGCACTCTAGACACAGTATAAATTCAGCTATATTTCTTATGGATCAAGCTTCACATAAGTGCAATTagaatttcaatataaataaatcttagccattttaatttttggtatttgaTCACGTATTCTGCAATTGATTAAGAAAGCACAAAATGACTAGTAGGCAGTGGTTGTAGGCAATAAATTTATCGAAGACAGAATTTAACTGAGCATGAAATCAAGACATGAATTTCTAAATGCAAATTACCTCGTCCACACCAGAACCAAGTTTTAGATCCCCCAAATCATAATATTTCTCAAGCTTATGAGCTCTAGGAACATTAGGAGGGTGAAGGACATTGTAGAAGAAAATGGAAACTGAATCATAAAAGAATTGTGGTCGAGACGAGTTGTGATCACCGTCAAATTTTATGACATTTTTGTCACCCTACAAAAATCAGAAACAATGATTAGATATTTTGGCTACCAATGGAAAAATGGTGCAGATTGctttcaaaaaatttcattctcaaAGATTTGGAATAGATTAATACTGCATAGGCTTCAGAGATGAGATCAGAATGGTGAGGCTGAATGAATTTGTCATCGCTTGCATGTCCAAATAAAACAGGAATGAATGTCTTCGGTGCAACCTGTGgatttaaaaagaattaatttaagataGGCATGGAAAGAAAATGATTCtacttaaaaatttgtttagcCAGAAAATAATACCTATCATGCTCAGATTCCATGGTGAAAACatgctatgttttttttttctctctctatgaTATGGAATCTCACAAAAAAATTCTAAGAGACATttcctttaatatttttaattttcaatattatattttaagcaGACTTTTTTTctgaatgttaaaaaaataattgaatttcttttaaaatactaGTGACCTCACAAACGTCCATGCATATGAAATTGTTGCCTCAAGTTTCTgagtcaataaaatatttttttttgtttttaattggaCACCTAGTGAAGACTAAAGTATCTAACACATGTCATATGGGTGATAGGGAGGTGTTGGTGTCAAAGATGTGTCCAACACTGCCTAAAACAAGGGGACTGTCCATGCTTCATAGGCATGATTAATGAAGTTTAcataattacattaataatttaaaaatgttaaacagCTTGAAATATGCTTCaccatttttctaaaaaagaaaacaaaagaactgCAAAACTAATACATACCTGCAAACAGTTCAGATTCATAATATCAAACTTTGCCTTCTTCTCAATAACCCTCCGCATGTACTGTACAGCCATTTTAACCTAATTGAGGCAAATCCAGCAGAATATAAGACTTAATAAACACACCAGAAAATCCAAGTTAACAGCTATAGGTTTTATTTCCATGTTGCTTGAAGGATTTGGAAAAGAAAAGCAACCAGCATGAAAGTAATAAAGCCATGCAAACTAAAAGTAAGCTGCTTGTACAGTTCCATTTTCCAGTAAGCACAATGTGATCATAGGATCTTTGGTgccacttttttctttctttttctggaGGGCATGAAAGATTTCACTGACTGCAGAATATAGAGCAATCATTCCAGTCCATTCAATCAAAATGGGACAAGGACATGATTATCCAAATATCAAGGGAAATGTAGTGAAATCTAAAAGTAAATCAACACATAAATATTGAGTGATAGAACTGAAAATCAATATATCTGGGATCACCCCACCCTCACATCcccaaaaaatcatttcaaaaacTGCAATAATTGCCAAAGATTGCTACAACTAATGTATCCctatctttcatatttaaaattttccaaaaagaaaagaagaccaATAATTACCACAAAACCCTAGATCCAATATAAAATCTAAATCAAAACGGCATTCTTCAACCCTGtaaatttctatttcttttatacccaacttaacaaaaaaatgaaaattgagatTCCTGTATTGAAGTCACAGTGCGTGTTTGCTCAAGAGGGTCAATCAAATCAATTTGTAAAACAGAAGACCCTCACCAAAAATCTATCAAATTCTTCAGCCAGTTAAATGCAAATTGAGGTATAGACCCAGTAAAATGGATGGAAAATGGTGTAAACACAAAGCTAAGTGCAGATACCCTAGGTCCTAGAAATTAGTTAGAACCACTTAACCTCACAATGCATGGCAATCTTCTATAAGTACAAATGAACAGCACATTTAGGCTGTGTTTGATTTAGGAGGAAGGGACAGAAATAGAGAAGAAATAATGTGAGTTTCATGTGGAGTCCACACCTCCTACATActataattcaaattttcatatatagAAGATATCTCTCCTATTTCCATCATCTCAACCAAACACAGCATTAGATGCATCTATAACAATGCAACATTTTTAAAGACTTTTGCAGTCTGAACAACTCTGACTAATGATGCACCCCATTTTACTACATGCACTGCAAATAGTTTCAAGACCTGTGACAGATATCATGCACCACAGCCTACAGGTTCATATCACTACATAACTATTTGGAAGGAACCATATAGAGTGCCTTTTTCCTCTTTAGAGTGAGCATTTACTACAAAGGGTGCTAGCATTCAGAGAGAAAaagtgagtgagagagagatTACAGTGAATTTAGGAAGCCGAATTTTATAAACATCCACAAGCTCCATCATGAGATCATATAAGTTCGAAAAGGCACTATCCAACACCATTCCAGCAATAGAAGGGTCTTCAGCTCCATAAAGAAGACTACATCACACCAAAGTAAAAGGGAATAGACAATTAAACTAGAGTTGTGAATATAAGGGTGGCTCATAATTACATGTATACAGAGTAAAGGTAAGACCATGAGATACTACAAAATCCAGTGACTTGGccatcaaaatttttaaaaatatgtattcaAAAGGGGGAAAATCagctattttcttcttcttttccacCAATTTCTCAAAGGAACCAGCTAAGTGCTAATGAATGCCCTAAAATAATTGGTTAAGAATCaatgaaaaaaacttttattggAAATCATGATGGAAGTACActgataatattttttcccacaaaatttcCACTTTTGATTTCTTAAACAGTGTCCTAAAGGCATTTGTTAGCATTCTCCtttctcaaataatttttaaaaaaaaactcccaTAGGGAGGCCTCAACAGTTTTGCCCACGCATACACATACAGAGATAGAAGGAGAAATAAAACTAAGATCATGAAATTATACTAGAAATTGTAGGGGTACGCATAGCAAATATAAAGTATCAAAGAAGCagaaattcatataaaaaacaatatcaAACAAGTTAATTGGGAGATGTAATACCTAGTAACAGCACCCATTGATCGTCCCCAAAGACCTATACAAGATATTTGTTTGTTGCTCCTCAAATATGACACCACCATCTTGAGATCATCTTTCTACCACACAAAGGAATGGACACGTATTGGTAGTTTCCGAAAAGATGGAATATGCAGAAACTCAACTTAATAGCCAGAAATTAATAAACAGATAAAAACATGCATAAAGAGATAACTTACTTCATGCCAACCAAGACTAACATAGTCTCCATCAGATAAGCCTGACCCCGAGAAGTCAAGGGTAAAAACAGTAATATTTGAAGGAAGAAGAATTACAGCAGCTTCATTGGCATCTGCCCTACATCCACTGCATCATTGTACGTATGCACACATATCACAAGGGAGAAGAATAGAAtagctaaaaaataatgatcacacatatacaattttttaaaagcatCAAGACAATAACCATTTTAATAACAAATACCTGTTTCCATGGCAATATATAACACAAGGAAGAGAAGTATCTTCaggaaaaggagaaggaagatAATGACTACATTTTAAGGTATAGCCTCTGGTGTTCTTGAGCTGCACAATTGGAAACCAGATAGATCTCACAGTAAACAAACAATTGGAATCATGATTTAACTATATACAGACAACAATAATTGCATGTAATCctcaaataaataatgtccataCTTGCCTCCAAATCCTGCCTTTGGTATGTTCGACCTGCAAGGGTGAATTCCTTTTCCCACAGGTACTGATCAGGGTTATACTCTGCCCTGTAAAAGTGATAAAGTAGATATAGTTGTAACTAAATTGGTTGGAAAAAGATAATTGCAAGTTGAGCAATGGATTCACAGCCACTTACATAGTTATTTACAGGcagtaaaaaaagttattaagatCTATAGGGAAGACTGTCTAACATAGTTCATTGAAGATGATTGAGTGTGCATTTGGTTTACAGGTTTCACAACTTTCAAAACATCTCAACGGAAAAGCATATCTCTAATTAGATTGGGTTGAGCAAACGTTTAAACACTGAGACAAGTTCATTTTGAACACGGTATACAGTACAGaggaaatttaatcaaataaaaacaaatctaCTAGTTCAAACACTGCTtatcaaggaaaaaaaacatattaaatagGTAAAGACAATTTTGTTGCATATCAAGTACTTTCCCCCTTAATTCTCAACCACTAAGATGACATGGCCATGAAAATTTAATACGATTTTGTAAAAGTAAAAACAGGTAAGGAAATTAAAGGCaagagataaaaatgaaaacaagaacaaaaaaaaaaaaaaaagagtacagGAACACACGTAATTACTAGGGTGGGGAACAAAATAGGAATCCTCTTGCTAGGAGAAAGAGCCCTAATGAATATGAGACAGTTAACATTCTCTTTCCCGTACCCATCACAATGGTACCTGCTTACTTAATAGTGCCATGCCACCAACcagagaaggaaaaaattaaTACCTGGGAGGCCGAATAACGAAATTGATGAATTGCTCAATCATCTTGCTGCTACATGTAGCTCACGGCAGCTCCACCTCATGACCTTGCAAGTTGACCTCAAAGTCAATTAATTAGCCACCATCTTCGCAACTCAAAGCTCTCGATCtcacaaattaattttactcaTGAATTTCCAGCGCCAGAGACACATTTACACGAGCTAAGCTACCAGTGCCCGATTCCTGAGACAAACAACACCAACTAGAAGCTAAGAAAGAGACTTTTGTTtgcattgaaaaaaataaaaagagtgaaACCCAATGCTAATAGTACTAAAAAGtttcaaattttacaaggaAGTTGGTCCCCAAGTAATTATATGAATTgaagagagagtgagagagagaaaagaatctTCATGCACTAAAAGCTCTTCCAGATCCAAATTCCCTCAAAAGTAATGCATATCCTAAAACCAGAAAAAAGCACAGTAACCAGAAATTTTCATTCACCCCCTCCccccaaagaaaaaaagagaaagagaaa
This region of Glycine max cultivar Williams 82 chromosome 7, Glycine_max_v4.0, whole genome shotgun sequence genomic DNA includes:
- the LOC100809573 gene encoding uncharacterized protein isoform X1, producing the protein MIEQFINFVIRPPRAEYNPDQYLWEKEFTLAGRTYQRQDLELKNTRGYTLKCSHYLPSPFPEDTSLPCVIYCHGNSGCRADANEAAVILLPSNITVFTLDFSGSGLSDGDYVSLGWHEKDDLKMVVSYLRSNKQISCIGLWGRSMGAVTSLLYGAEDPSIAGMVLDSAFSNLYDLMMELVDVYKIRLPKFTVKMAVQYMRRVIEKKAKFDIMNLNCLQVAPKTFIPVLFGHASDDKFIQPHHSDLISEAYAGDKNVIKFDGDHNSSRPQFFYDSVSIFFYNVLHPPNVPRAHKLEKYYDLGDLKLGSGVDESLLYEILSSLRSASTEAASSSSVLPTISSTKSVSELLSEVAPVTDVESFFGEDTDGNDGHTDVQDKKLNGEGEDCCSYTSSNRESWGRCSSLGGSDEDLRADDTLTQVFATPMRSTKEKEKEDDKKHKKKKKKKKPKSERFEKLEALSRRLRLCLLKGSTHRRHKST
- the LOC100809573 gene encoding uncharacterized protein isoform X2, whose protein sequence is MIEQFINFVIRPPRAEYNPDQYLWEKEFTLAGRTYQRQDLELKNTRGYTLKCSHYLPSPFPEDTSLPCVIYCHGNSGCRADANEAAVILLPSNITVFTLDFSGSGLSDGDYVSLGWHEKDDLKMVVSYLRSNKQISCIGLWGRSMGAVTSLLYGAEDPSIAGMVLDSAFSNLYDLMMELVDVYKIRLPKFTVKMAVQYMRRVIEKKAKFDIMNLNCLQVAPKTFIPVLFGHASDDKFIQPHHSDLISEAYAGDKNVIKFDGDHNSSRPQFFYDSVSIFFYNVLHPPNVPRAHKLEKYYDLGDLKLGSGVDESLLYEILSSLRSASTEAASSSSVLPTISSTKSVSELLSEVAPVTDESFFGEDTDGNDGHTDVQDKKLNGEGEDCCSYTSSNRESWGRCSSLGGSDEDLRADDTLTQVFATPMRSTKEKEKEDDKKHKKKKKKKKPKSERFEKLEALSRRLRLCLLKGSTHRRHKST